In Haemorhous mexicanus isolate bHaeMex1 chromosome 6, bHaeMex1.pri, whole genome shotgun sequence, a single window of DNA contains:
- the CINP gene encoding cyclin-dependent kinase 2-interacting protein translates to MAAKSPPDSTPRRPVLSVSARKIKDNAADWHNLMMKWERLNDNGFTAANKIVNMKINEQFQDNKLEIACDNSATEPEKSTPKYNEELDNCCAELLETLKHMTKIQLKMEKLTSTTKAICDLETFHHGAGNCKAPFFHTWPTPYFYEVSLKLSEMYKKELQLKQTIVQDIAHSADQDLMMVYLSSWLYQPYIENSSMLLLEAMLLETGHRQC, encoded by the exons ATGGCGG CAAAAAGTCCTCCTGATAGTACTCCAAGAAGGCCTGTTTTATCTGTTAGtgcaagaaaaattaaagataaTGCAGCAGACTGGCATAATTTAATGATGAAATGGGAGAGACTGAATGATAATGGATTtactgcagcaaacaaaataGTCAACATGAAGATCAATGAGCA ATTTCAAGACAACAAACTGGAGATAGCATGTGATAACAGTGCCACAGAACCTGAAAAGTCCACCCCAAAATACAATGAAGAGCTAGACAATTGCTGTGCAGAATTACTTGAGACCTTAAAGCATATG acaaaaatacaactgaaaatggaaaagcttACTTCAACTACTAAAGCAATCTGTGACTTGGAAACATTCCaccatggagctgggaattgcAAGGCTCCCTTCTTTCATACATGGCCCACACCATATTTCT ATGAGGTTTCTCTGAAGCTATCTGAAATGTACAAGAAGGAGCTACAACTCAAGCAAACAATTGTACAAGACATTGCTCATTCTGCTGACCAGGATCTGATGATGGTGTATTTGTCGTCGTGGCTCTACCAGCCTTACATTGAGAACAGCAGCATGCTGCTGCTCGAAGCCATGCTGCTGGAAACAGGACACAGGCAGTGCTAG